The following proteins are co-located in the Mesorhizobium australicum WSM2073 genome:
- a CDS encoding ABC transporter ATP-binding protein, with translation MLRTLAVSAGYGLLPVLNGIDLGVAAGEVVGLLGRNGAGKTTLLRVIAGGLKASGGAVVLGDQDLTNAPAFRRARAGIAHVPQGRGIFNQLTVRQNLEVGTRAARDRGDGDIPADIFGYFPILREREAQTAGTLSGGQQQMLAIGRALCGLPSVLLLDEPSEGIQPNIVQSIAELVPRIARERGIAIVLVEQNLDLVLKAADRCLVMEKGRIVHEGTPEAFADETLLKDLLAL, from the coding sequence ATGCTGCGGACACTTGCCGTGTCGGCCGGCTACGGCCTGCTCCCGGTGCTGAACGGCATCGACCTCGGCGTCGCGGCGGGCGAAGTGGTCGGCCTGCTCGGCCGCAACGGCGCCGGGAAGACAACGCTGCTGCGCGTCATCGCCGGGGGCCTGAAGGCGAGCGGCGGTGCGGTGGTTCTCGGCGACCAGGATCTCACCAACGCCCCGGCCTTCCGCCGCGCGCGGGCGGGCATCGCCCATGTGCCGCAGGGCCGCGGTATCTTCAACCAGCTGACGGTGCGGCAGAACCTGGAAGTCGGCACGCGCGCCGCCAGGGATCGTGGCGACGGCGACATTCCAGCCGACATCTTTGGCTATTTTCCCATCCTTCGCGAGCGCGAGGCGCAGACCGCCGGTACGCTCTCGGGGGGCCAGCAGCAGATGCTGGCGATAGGCCGCGCACTGTGCGGCCTGCCGTCGGTGCTGCTGCTCGACGAGCCTTCGGAAGGCATCCAGCCGAACATCGTGCAGTCGATCGCCGAGCTGGTGCCGCGCATCGCGCGCGAGCGCGGCATCGCCATCGTCCTGGTCGAGCAGAATCTCGATCTCGTCCTTAAGGCGGCGGACCGCTGCCTGGTGATGGAGAAGGGCAGGATCGTGCATGAGGGCACGCCGGAAGCATTCGCCGACGAGACCCTGCTGAAGGACCTCTTGGCTTTGTAA
- a CDS encoding substrate-binding protein, translated as MINRRTVLKSGGAAAAFAMVGAPGILRAGDTVKVGLSIPITGLQAILGETLLNCYKLAAAELNAANGIGGRQVELFIEDNQTTTKGSIDKARKLLNEDKVDVIMGTIISPERSATLSVTSKAKKLFFYPTNFEGGECNRYFVATGPIPMQQVDPMMPWVAENLGKTIYIMASDYAWPQKMTEAITAAYEKAGGKIVGADYYPFGTTDFGPAFQKIKSLKPDVVWSMVVGNDAVTQLKQYRSFDIKQPLIAPLDEVFNKDALPPGVAAGTYAPQPYWMALDNPVNKKFIANFREKFGQEKMVNGIGEAGYNGLHLYALAAEKAGSLKDDDVLKALPTIEFDAPQGKIRVDASNNHTLCHSYVGKAAADGIGYEIVKDFGTIAPVTPYCKL; from the coding sequence ATGATAAACAGAAGAACTGTTCTGAAATCCGGCGGCGCCGCGGCCGCCTTCGCAATGGTCGGCGCGCCGGGAATCCTGCGCGCCGGAGACACGGTCAAGGTCGGGCTGTCGATCCCGATCACCGGGCTGCAGGCGATCCTCGGCGAGACGCTGCTCAACTGCTACAAGCTCGCCGCCGCCGAACTCAACGCCGCCAACGGCATTGGCGGGCGCCAGGTGGAGCTCTTCATCGAGGACAACCAGACCACGACCAAGGGCTCCATCGACAAGGCCCGCAAGCTCCTCAACGAGGACAAGGTCGACGTGATCATGGGAACGATCATTTCGCCCGAGCGCAGCGCCACGCTTTCCGTCACCTCGAAGGCCAAGAAGCTGTTCTTCTACCCGACCAATTTCGAGGGCGGCGAATGCAATCGCTACTTCGTCGCCACCGGACCTATCCCGATGCAGCAGGTAGACCCGATGATGCCGTGGGTGGCCGAAAACCTCGGCAAGACCATCTACATCATGGCGTCCGACTATGCCTGGCCGCAGAAAATGACCGAGGCGATCACAGCCGCCTATGAAAAGGCCGGCGGCAAGATTGTCGGCGCCGACTATTATCCGTTCGGCACCACGGATTTCGGCCCGGCCTTCCAGAAGATCAAGTCGCTGAAGCCCGACGTCGTGTGGTCGATGGTGGTCGGCAACGACGCCGTCACGCAGCTCAAGCAGTATCGCAGCTTCGACATCAAGCAGCCTCTGATCGCACCGCTCGACGAGGTCTTCAACAAGGACGCGCTGCCGCCTGGCGTCGCCGCCGGCACCTACGCGCCGCAGCCCTACTGGATGGCGCTCGACAACCCGGTCAACAAGAAGTTCATCGCGAACTTCCGCGAAAAATTCGGCCAGGAGAAGATGGTCAATGGCATCGGCGAGGCCGGCTATAACGGCCTGCATCTCTACGCGCTGGCGGCGGAGAAGGCCGGCTCGCTGAAGGACGACGATGTGCTCAAGGCGCTGCCGACGATCGAGTTCGATGCGCCACAAGGCAAGATCCGGGTCGATGCCAGCAACAACCACACGCTCTGCCATTCCTATGTCGGCAAGGCGGCGGCGGACGGCATCGGCTACGAGATCGTCAAGGATTTCGGCACGATCGCGCCGGTAACGCCTTACTGCAAGCTGTAG
- a CDS encoding acetolactate synthase large subunit has protein sequence MTKGSDLFVAALENEGVERIFGIPGEENLDIVESIRRSSIQLILTRHEQAAAFMAATYGRLTGKPGVCITTLGPGALNLTTGSAYALLGAMPMIMITGQKGILSSRQARFQIVDIVAAMKPLTKLSRQIVSPRMIPSLVREAFRVAQEERPGPVHLELPEDIAAAECEPIALVPTHPVELPLASAGALDRAARMIIEAKRPLLMFGAAASRPRVTPDVAQFVLRTQIPYFTTQMGKGTVPGGTELYMGTAALSERDYVHEAIEQADLIITIGHDTVEKPPFIMGAKGPKVIHVGYQTADVEQVYFPQAEIVGDLGPSLALLADRIEGRIPNAQALLPLREGILSRIAARATEDRFTPQRIVHDVRAVMPADGILALDNGMYKIWFARNYRTRMANTLLLDNALATMGAGLPSAMMAALLYPQRRVMAIAGDGGFMMNSQELETAVRLKLNLVILLLEDHAYGMIRWKQAVDEFPDFGMTFGNPDFVKYAEAYGARGTRVGAIADLQPALEQAFAGGGVHLVVVPIDYSENTRVLVDELRERLPAPKAP, from the coding sequence ATGACCAAGGGTTCGGATCTGTTCGTGGCGGCCCTCGAAAATGAAGGGGTCGAACGAATTTTCGGCATTCCGGGCGAAGAAAATCTCGACATCGTCGAATCCATCCGCCGCTCGTCGATCCAGCTGATCCTGACGCGCCACGAGCAGGCGGCGGCCTTCATGGCCGCCACCTATGGCAGGCTCACCGGCAAGCCGGGTGTGTGCATCACAACACTTGGCCCCGGCGCGCTCAATTTGACCACCGGCTCTGCCTATGCGCTGCTCGGCGCGATGCCGATGATCATGATCACCGGCCAGAAGGGCATCCTGTCGTCCCGGCAGGCGCGCTTCCAGATCGTCGACATCGTCGCGGCGATGAAGCCGCTGACCAAGCTGTCGCGCCAGATCGTCTCGCCTAGGATGATCCCGTCGCTGGTGCGCGAAGCCTTCCGCGTCGCCCAGGAAGAGCGCCCCGGCCCCGTGCACCTCGAACTGCCGGAAGACATCGCGGCGGCGGAATGCGAGCCGATCGCGCTGGTGCCGACGCATCCGGTCGAATTGCCCCTGGCCAGCGCTGGCGCGCTCGATCGCGCCGCCCGCATGATCATCGAGGCCAAGCGTCCGCTGCTGATGTTCGGCGCCGCGGCGTCACGGCCGCGCGTGACTCCCGATGTCGCCCAGTTCGTGCTGCGAACGCAGATTCCCTATTTCACCACGCAGATGGGCAAGGGCACGGTGCCCGGCGGCACCGAGCTCTACATGGGAACGGCGGCTCTTTCGGAACGCGACTACGTGCACGAGGCCATCGAACAGGCCGATCTGATCATCACCATCGGCCACGACACGGTCGAGAAGCCGCCCTTCATCATGGGGGCGAAAGGACCGAAGGTCATTCATGTCGGCTACCAGACGGCTGATGTCGAGCAGGTCTATTTCCCGCAAGCCGAGATCGTCGGCGACCTCGGCCCGTCGCTGGCGCTGCTGGCGGACCGCATCGAGGGCAGGATTCCCAACGCGCAGGCCCTGCTGCCGCTGCGCGAAGGCATTTTGAGCCGCATCGCCGCGCGCGCCACCGAAGACCGTTTCACGCCGCAGCGCATCGTACATGACGTGCGCGCCGTGATGCCGGCGGATGGGATCCTCGCGCTGGACAACGGCATGTACAAGATCTGGTTCGCGCGCAACTACCGCACGCGCATGGCCAACACGCTGCTGCTCGACAATGCGCTGGCCACCATGGGTGCCGGCCTGCCGTCGGCGATGATGGCGGCACTGCTCTATCCCCAGCGTCGTGTCATGGCTATCGCTGGCGATGGGGGTTTCATGATGAACAGCCAGGAACTGGAGACTGCTGTTCGGCTCAAGCTCAACCTCGTCATCCTGCTGCTGGAAGACCACGCTTATGGCATGATACGCTGGAAGCAGGCTGTCGACGAATTCCCGGATTTCGGCATGACCTTCGGCAATCCCGACTTCGTCAAATACGCCGAAGCCTATGGCGCCAGGGGCACCAGGGTTGGCGCGATAGCCGACCTGCAACCGGCGTTGGAACAGGCCTTCGCCGGCGGCGGCGTGCATCTCGTCGTGGTGCCCATCGACTATTCCGAAAACACCAGGGTGCTCGTCGACGAATTGCGAGAGCGACTGCCGGCGCCAAAGGCACCCTGA
- a CDS encoding LysR family transcriptional regulator yields the protein MDRLESMAVFVRAVDLGSFAAAATALDLSGPMVGKHVRFLEERLGVRLINRTTRRQSLTDFGRAYYERCRLVLAEAEAADALAADQLSEPRGKLRVTMPAHFGRHCVTPVLLKLAGQYPMLELDLSLSDRFADLAEDGFDLAIRTGGLNDKAGVIARRLARQDMVVCAAPSYLEIHGEPRRIEDLADHQAIVYRRLGMIVQPWLFPREGQTALEVTPNGRLRLDDLDAIADAAVDGMGLAWLPYWLARERIQAGTLVELLLDQPRYPYDCHALWLRTPHLSLKVRLAVDALAAALPKMMA from the coding sequence TTGGATAGGCTCGAGAGCATGGCCGTGTTCGTCAGGGCGGTCGATCTTGGCTCGTTCGCGGCGGCGGCCACCGCGCTCGATCTATCCGGACCGATGGTTGGCAAGCATGTCCGGTTTCTCGAGGAGCGGCTTGGCGTGCGTCTCATCAACCGGACCACGCGCCGCCAGAGCCTGACCGATTTCGGCCGCGCCTATTATGAGCGGTGCCGCCTGGTGCTGGCCGAGGCCGAAGCCGCCGATGCGCTCGCCGCCGATCAGCTCTCGGAACCGCGCGGAAAACTGCGTGTCACCATGCCGGCGCATTTCGGGCGCCATTGCGTCACCCCCGTGCTGCTGAAGCTGGCAGGGCAATATCCAATGCTGGAACTCGACCTGTCGCTCAGCGACCGCTTCGCCGATCTCGCCGAGGACGGTTTTGACCTCGCCATCCGGACCGGCGGTCTGAACGACAAGGCTGGCGTGATCGCGCGTCGCCTTGCACGCCAGGACATGGTCGTCTGTGCCGCGCCTTCCTATCTTGAAATTCATGGCGAGCCACGGCGGATCGAGGACCTCGCCGATCACCAGGCGATTGTCTACCGCCGGCTCGGCATGATCGTTCAGCCGTGGCTATTTCCGCGCGAGGGGCAGACTGCGCTCGAGGTAACCCCAAACGGCCGGCTGCGGCTCGACGATCTGGATGCCATCGCCGATGCCGCCGTCGACGGCATGGGGCTGGCGTGGTTGCCTTACTGGCTGGCTCGCGAGCGCATCCAGGCCGGCACGCTGGTCGAGCTGTTGCTGGACCAGCCGCGCTATCCCTACGATTGCCATGCGCTCTGGCTTCGGACGCCGCATCTGTCGCTCAAGGTCCGGCTGGCCGTCGACGCATTGGCGGCCGCCTTGCCGAAAATGATGGCGTGA
- a CDS encoding zinc-dependent alcohol dehydrogenase family protein, with amino-acid sequence MARIIRFHQHGGPEVLRIEEVDLPPPGPGEVQIRVKALGLNRAEALLRAGSYIETPVLPSGLGLEAAGVIEAIGEGVMGLAHGDAVSVIPPQSMVRWPAYGELVTFPAGLIVKHPASLDWQTAAAVWMPYLTAYGALIDIARLRREEVVVITAASSSVGLAAIQIANSVGAITIAVTRTSVKRQALLDAGAAHVVVLEEEELADRLNQIAGPQGVRVVLDAIGGPIFEPLTAAMSRGGILIEYGGLSSQPTPFPLPAVLGKALTLRGYLVHEITGNPEKLEAAKAFILEGLADGALRPIIDRIFPFDRIVEAHRYLESNGQFGKIVVTV; translated from the coding sequence ATGGCCCGTATCATTCGCTTCCACCAGCATGGCGGTCCCGAGGTCCTGCGCATCGAGGAGGTCGACCTTCCGCCACCGGGTCCGGGCGAGGTTCAGATCCGCGTCAAGGCGCTCGGCCTCAACCGCGCCGAGGCGCTGCTGCGCGCGGGCAGCTACATTGAGACACCCGTCCTGCCCTCCGGGCTTGGGCTGGAAGCGGCGGGCGTCATCGAGGCAATTGGCGAAGGCGTGATGGGGCTGGCACATGGTGACGCCGTGAGCGTCATCCCGCCGCAATCGATGGTTCGCTGGCCGGCTTACGGTGAGCTTGTCACCTTTCCCGCGGGGCTCATCGTCAAGCATCCGGCGTCCCTCGACTGGCAAACCGCGGCGGCGGTCTGGATGCCGTACCTCACCGCCTACGGCGCCCTGATCGACATCGCCAGGCTGCGCCGCGAAGAGGTCGTCGTCATCACGGCGGCTTCGAGCAGCGTCGGGCTTGCGGCGATCCAGATCGCCAACAGCGTTGGCGCGATAACGATCGCGGTGACGCGGACATCGGTGAAGAGGCAGGCTCTGCTCGACGCCGGCGCGGCGCATGTCGTGGTCCTTGAGGAAGAGGAACTTGCCGACAGACTGAACCAGATCGCCGGGCCGCAAGGCGTGCGCGTGGTGCTGGATGCGATCGGCGGGCCGATCTTCGAGCCGCTGACGGCGGCGATGTCGCGCGGCGGCATTCTGATCGAATATGGCGGCCTCAGCAGCCAGCCGACGCCGTTCCCGTTGCCTGCGGTACTGGGCAAGGCCCTGACGTTGCGCGGCTATCTCGTGCACGAGATCACCGGCAACCCGGAGAAGTTGGAGGCGGCCAAGGCATTCATCCTCGAAGGCCTCGCGGACGGCGCGCTCAGGCCGATCATCGACAGGATCTTTCCCTTCGACCGGATCGTCGAGGCGCATCGCTATCTCGAATCGAACGGGCAGTTCGGCAAGATCGTGGTGACTGTTTGA
- a CDS encoding zf-TFIIB domain-containing protein has protein sequence MTSSLLGMVCPSCRVALVMSERQGIEIDYCPQCRGVWLDRGELDKIIERSTRDASPAPQPQPAPFAQPQHGRDRDDDYSRSHGHRYPKRKKSFFEELFD, from the coding sequence ATGACATCTTCCCTCCTTGGCATGGTTTGCCCCTCCTGCCGCGTCGCCCTCGTGATGAGCGAACGCCAGGGGATCGAGATCGACTACTGTCCGCAGTGCCGCGGCGTCTGGCTCGATCGTGGCGAACTCGACAAGATCATCGAACGGTCCACCAGGGACGCGTCTCCCGCGCCGCAGCCACAGCCGGCGCCGTTTGCCCAGCCGCAACACGGCCGGGACCGCGATGACGACTATTCCCGCTCGCATGGCCACCGCTATCCGAAGCGAAAGAAATCATTTTTCGAAGAGCTGTTCGATTGA
- a CDS encoding Tim44 domain-containing protein codes for MISRTSRFATLFAGLFLAFSMVAIDHAEARRGGSFGSRGTRTFQSAPPTRTAPAPTAPVERSMTPNAGVNNAARQPQAGLQRPGFMSGFGGTMMRGLLIGGLIGLLLGQGFGGLAGMFGFLLQALLIGGAIMLAIRFFRSQSARGPAPALAGMGDAQASRFENRATAQQNTSSAGSFTIPGFGGGSGGGYETTRSEEITLAQADLDAFQQLLTDVQEAFGREDHAALRRSVTPEMVSYLSEELADNARKGFRNEVSDVTLLQADIAESWREDDRDYATAALRYESRDVMRERASGKVVEGDEEHPTETTELWTFTRQNGSTWKLSAIQEA; via the coding sequence ATGATTTCCCGCACAAGCCGATTTGCCACCCTCTTTGCCGGCCTGTTCCTTGCATTCTCCATGGTCGCGATCGATCATGCCGAGGCGCGGCGCGGCGGCAGTTTCGGCAGCCGCGGCACACGCACGTTCCAATCGGCACCGCCGACCCGGACCGCGCCGGCGCCGACCGCTCCGGTCGAGCGTTCGATGACACCCAACGCCGGCGTCAACAATGCTGCCCGGCAACCACAGGCCGGCCTGCAGAGGCCCGGCTTCATGAGCGGCTTCGGTGGAACGATGATGCGCGGCCTGCTGATCGGCGGCCTGATCGGACTGCTCCTTGGCCAAGGTTTCGGCGGCCTCGCCGGCATGTTCGGATTCCTGCTCCAGGCCCTGCTCATCGGTGGCGCGATCATGCTGGCCATCAGGTTCTTCCGGTCGCAATCCGCGCGTGGCCCCGCGCCCGCGCTCGCCGGCATGGGTGATGCCCAAGCTTCACGGTTCGAGAACCGCGCAACGGCACAGCAGAACACGAGCAGCGCTGGCTCCTTCACAATTCCCGGGTTTGGCGGCGGATCGGGCGGAGGCTACGAGACCACCCGATCCGAAGAGATCACGCTGGCCCAGGCCGACCTTGACGCGTTCCAGCAGCTGTTGACCGATGTCCAGGAAGCGTTCGGGCGCGAAGACCATGCGGCATTGCGCCGGTCGGTCACGCCCGAAATGGTATCCTATCTCTCGGAAGAGCTGGCCGACAATGCCCGGAAAGGTTTCAGGAACGAAGTGTCCGACGTCACCCTGCTGCAGGCCGACATCGCGGAAAGCTGGCGCGAGGATGACCGCGACTACGCCACGGCGGCGTTGCGCTACGAGTCTCGCGACGTGATGCGCGAACGGGCGAGCGGCAAGGTCGTCGAGGGCGACGAAGAGCATCCGACGGAGACGACCGAGTTGTGGACGTTCACGCGCCAGAATGGCTCGACCTGGAAGCTCTCGGCCATCCAAGAGGCTTGA
- a CDS encoding lactonase family protein, with protein MRKACLVFVGSLNREAPYFQGARGVGLGVYGFDEETLETRKLAETNDIDNPTFLSLTPDGSRIYANSEVFSWREGTVSAYSFDRGSGTLAYLNKQPSLGSITAHNTITRDGTKLLVANYGMGEGGPDRAVAVYGFDGEGALSAPLASVSHKGTGPNATRQERSHAHSVTETIAGGTAIVADLGIDRLVSYRIGQNGSLVKLAESALPPGAGPRHIALHPNGRFVFVMNELDSTVASMALDNATGRLSIIDTKPAVPAEARDSNHCADIQISPDGRFVYGGNRGHDSVVIMAVDQQTGSLSLVGYVPCGGATPRNLALTPSGGHLFSANQNADRISIFVRDAGNGMLTNTGRSIEIGTPMCVKIVA; from the coding sequence ATGCGCAAAGCCTGTCTGGTCTTCGTCGGCAGCCTGAACCGCGAAGCGCCTTATTTTCAGGGTGCGCGAGGCGTCGGCCTTGGTGTCTACGGCTTCGACGAGGAAACGCTGGAAACAAGAAAGCTGGCCGAGACGAATGATATTGACAACCCGACCTTCCTGTCGTTGACGCCGGATGGCTCGCGCATCTACGCCAATTCGGAAGTCTTCTCCTGGCGCGAGGGCACGGTCTCGGCCTACAGCTTCGATCGCGGCTCGGGCACGCTCGCCTATTTGAACAAACAGCCATCGCTGGGCAGCATCACGGCGCACAATACCATCACGCGCGACGGCACCAAACTCCTCGTCGCCAATTACGGCATGGGCGAGGGTGGTCCGGACCGAGCGGTGGCTGTGTATGGTTTCGACGGGGAGGGCGCACTGTCCGCGCCATTGGCCAGCGTTTCGCACAAAGGCACCGGCCCCAACGCGACGCGGCAGGAACGCTCGCATGCCCACAGCGTCACCGAAACCATTGCCGGTGGAACGGCAATCGTCGCCGATCTCGGCATCGACCGGCTGGTGTCCTATCGGATCGGACAGAACGGAAGTCTGGTGAAGCTCGCAGAGTCCGCGCTCCCTCCGGGTGCCGGCCCGCGTCACATTGCCTTGCACCCGAACGGCCGCTTTGTCTTTGTCATGAACGAGCTGGATTCGACCGTCGCGTCGATGGCGCTCGACAATGCGACCGGCAGGCTATCGATCATCGACACCAAGCCGGCGGTGCCGGCCGAGGCCCGCGACAGCAATCACTGCGCCGATATCCAGATCTCGCCGGACGGCCGTTTCGTCTATGGCGGCAACCGTGGCCACGACAGCGTCGTCATCATGGCGGTCGACCAGCAGACCGGCAGCTTAAGTCTTGTCGGCTATGTCCCTTGCGGAGGCGCCACGCCACGCAACCTGGCGCTGACGCCTTCGGGCGGCCATCTGTTCTCCGCCAACCAGAATGCCGACCGCATTTCGATCTTCGTCCGCGACGCCGGCAACGGCATGCTGACCAATACCGGGCGCAGCATCGAGATCGGCACGCCGATGTGTGTCAAGATCGTCGCGTGA
- a CDS encoding MaoC family dehydratase gives MSDFAPTVGVVSTHPRNMPADHAALPVWNAENWFYEDWPVGQKIRSLRRTMAEGDCHLFNTLVLDIHPYVQDQMFAESEGIFGKRLIAGAFVFSAGLGLVATNCVNAFSYGYDKLRFIKPVFIGDTIYSIRSNLDKHPRYKEMGLIRASYEVFKGEGELVLYCEHLQTVKYRNPADFVGKTEK, from the coding sequence ATGAGCGATTTCGCGCCAACCGTTGGCGTTGTCTCGACGCATCCCAGGAATATGCCCGCCGATCATGCCGCCCTCCCGGTGTGGAACGCCGAGAACTGGTTCTATGAGGACTGGCCGGTCGGCCAGAAAATCCGCTCGCTGCGTCGCACCATGGCCGAGGGCGACTGTCACCTTTTCAACACGCTGGTGCTCGACATCCATCCTTACGTGCAGGACCAGATGTTTGCCGAGAGCGAGGGCATTTTCGGCAAGCGGCTGATTGCCGGCGCGTTCGTCTTCTCGGCGGGCCTCGGGCTGGTCGCCACCAACTGCGTCAACGCTTTTTCCTATGGCTATGACAAGCTACGATTCATAAAGCCTGTCTTCATCGGCGACACGATCTATTCGATCCGTTCCAACCTCGACAAACACCCCCGCTACAAGGAGATGGGGCTGATCCGCGCCAGCTACGAGGTGTTCAAGGGCGAAGGCGAGCTCGTTCTTTATTGCGAGCATCTGCAGACGGTGAAGTACCGCAACCCTGCCGATTTCGTCGGCAAGACGGAGAAGTAG
- a CDS encoding CaiB/BaiF CoA transferase family protein, with protein MPAAAELPLAGLVVVDMSQFLSGPYCSLRLLDLGARVIKIERPDGGDLSRRLYLSDTEIGGDSTIFHAINRAKESLAIDLKNEADLNTLRGLLAKADVLIQNFRPGVIERLGLDYETVRQINPRLVYASISGYGEDGPWVKRPGQDLLAQSRSGVMWLNGDEDQGPVPFGLAIGDMLAGAACAQGILAALVRRGITGQGSHIETSLLEALVDFQFEVLTTHLNDGRRLPRRSSFRSAHAYLSAPYGVYPAKDGYLAIAMTPIPKLADLLSLDELAPYRDKPASWFTARDDIKAIIAQRIATKTIDDWLAILEPADIWCAKVLTWPEMLASEGFQALDMLQTVTREDDVSILTTSSPLRVDGIRAKVDRAAPRIGEHSAKIREEFDL; from the coding sequence ATGCCGGCAGCAGCCGAATTGCCGCTTGCCGGTCTCGTCGTCGTCGACATGAGCCAATTCCTGTCCGGACCCTACTGCTCGCTCAGGCTGCTCGATCTCGGCGCCCGCGTCATCAAGATAGAGCGTCCTGACGGCGGCGACCTGTCGCGCCGGCTCTATCTCAGCGACACCGAGATCGGCGGCGATTCCACCATCTTCCATGCCATCAACCGGGCCAAGGAAAGCCTCGCCATCGATCTGAAGAACGAGGCGGACCTCAATACATTGCGCGGGCTGCTGGCCAAGGCCGATGTGCTGATCCAGAATTTCCGACCGGGCGTCATCGAGCGCCTTGGGCTCGACTACGAGACCGTCCGCCAGATCAATCCGCGCCTGGTCTATGCCTCGATCAGCGGCTATGGCGAGGATGGCCCGTGGGTGAAGCGCCCGGGCCAGGATCTGCTGGCGCAGTCGCGCTCCGGCGTGATGTGGCTGAACGGCGACGAAGACCAGGGACCGGTGCCGTTCGGCCTCGCCATCGGCGACATGCTGGCGGGTGCGGCCTGCGCGCAAGGCATCCTGGCCGCACTGGTGCGGCGCGGCATCACAGGCCAGGGCAGCCATATCGAGACCAGCCTTCTGGAAGCGCTGGTCGACTTCCAGTTCGAGGTGCTGACCACGCATCTCAATGACGGGCGCCGCCTGCCTAGGCGCTCGAGCTTCCGCAGCGCGCATGCCTATCTCTCGGCGCCTTACGGAGTCTATCCGGCCAAGGACGGCTATCTCGCCATCGCCATGACGCCGATCCCCAAGTTGGCCGACCTTTTGTCGCTCGATGAATTGGCTCCCTATCGCGACAAGCCGGCATCCTGGTTCACCGCGCGCGACGATATCAAGGCAATCATCGCCCAGAGGATCGCGACCAAGACCATCGACGACTGGCTGGCCATTCTCGAACCCGCCGACATCTGGTGCGCCAAGGTGCTGACCTGGCCGGAGATGCTGGCAAGCGAGGGTTTTCAGGCCCTCGACATGCTGCAGACGGTGACGCGCGAGGACGACGTCTCGATCCTCACCACCAGTTCGCCGCTGAGGGTCGACGGTATCAGGGCCAAGGTCGACCGCGCGGCACCCCGTATCGGCGAGCACAGCGCAAAAATCCGCGAGGAGTTCGACCTGTGA
- a CDS encoding extracellular solute-binding protein, which produces MTWSHPRGYDPMVACSALWRERTGVAIEWDKRSLQDFESFPVEELARAYDLIVIDHPHVGQITAERCLEPLDVAGREAERAALASGSVGQSYPSYTWQDRQWAFPIDAASQVQAWRPDALDAPAATWSEVLDLARQGRVLLPLRPPHCLMTFYTLVGNLGHPCATDPSGDLIAVETGCEVFETMREIAALVDPTCFDMDPIAVSERMAEAGSRIVCAPLIYGYVSYAASGFRANRLAFADIPAVGSNGPIGSALGGTGIAVSAFSKAKEAAIDFAYWVASGDVQRGIYAAAGGQPGHAAAWEDQTINEVAGNFYRGTRATLEGAWVRPRHDGYMAFQQAASDRINSGLTSGHPAGRVVADLISLFRASSPSPGES; this is translated from the coding sequence ATGACCTGGAGCCATCCGCGTGGCTATGATCCCATGGTTGCCTGCTCGGCGCTATGGCGCGAGCGGACGGGAGTTGCCATCGAATGGGACAAGCGTTCGCTGCAGGATTTCGAGTCCTTCCCTGTCGAGGAGTTGGCGCGCGCCTACGACCTCATCGTCATCGACCATCCGCATGTCGGCCAGATCACCGCGGAGCGCTGCCTCGAGCCTCTCGACGTCGCCGGCCGCGAGGCGGAACGCGCCGCGCTTGCGTCGGGGAGCGTTGGCCAGTCCTATCCGAGTTACACATGGCAAGACCGGCAATGGGCGTTTCCGATCGATGCGGCCAGCCAAGTGCAGGCCTGGCGGCCGGACGCGCTCGATGCGCCGGCAGCGACGTGGAGCGAAGTGCTCGATCTCGCCCGGCAAGGCCGCGTGCTGCTGCCGCTGCGACCGCCGCATTGCCTGATGACCTTCTACACGCTGGTCGGTAATCTCGGGCATCCCTGCGCGACCGATCCGTCGGGCGATCTCATCGCTGTCGAGACGGGCTGCGAAGTCTTCGAGACGATGCGTGAGATCGCCGCGCTGGTCGACCCGACGTGCTTCGACATGGACCCGATCGCCGTTTCGGAACGCATGGCCGAGGCTGGTTCCCGCATTGTCTGCGCGCCGCTGATCTATGGCTACGTCTCTTATGCGGCGTCGGGTTTTCGCGCCAACAGGTTGGCTTTTGCCGACATCCCGGCGGTCGGTTCCAATGGTCCGATCGGCTCGGCGCTCGGCGGCACAGGCATAGCCGTATCAGCCTTCTCCAAGGCTAAAGAGGCAGCGATCGATTTTGCCTATTGGGTCGCCAGCGGCGATGTCCAGCGTGGCATCTATGCCGCCGCCGGCGGCCAGCCGGGCCATGCGGCTGCCTGGGAAGACCAGACTATCAATGAAGTGGCCGGCAACTTCTATCGAGGCACGCGCGCGACGCTGGAGGGCGCCTGGGTGCGGCCGCGCCATGACGGCTACATGGCGTTCCAGCAGGCGGCGTCAGACCGCATCAATTCCGGCCTGACCTCCGGCCATCCTGCCGGCCGGGTCGTCGCCGATCTCATCAGCCTGTTCCGGGCCAGTTCCCCCTCGCCTGGCGAGAGCTGA